The Aerococcus christensenii genome segment GTTAATTGCCTTTGCTGTATTGCCTGGATTGCGGCCTTGCTCCAGATAAACATCCTTATAGTACGTCATTCCATACGGCTCAACAAACAGACGCGCCTTGAAAATCTTGTCCTTTTTGCCTGCTACCGTTACAGGGCCAGCCTCTTTATCCCATGAATACGAACCAGCTATTGATAAATTATCACCGAGGTCTACGTCAGAATTAGAAACTTTCTGATTCCCAGACCAATAAGCGCCACCCATATTGCCAAGCGTAAGCTCGCCCGTTGGCTCACCATTTTGCAACGCATAGTGCATGTGCGACTTGCGCGCGTTATTCCCTGTACCTTCATAGGCAAGCTGCTCGCCGCCTGTAAGGTCGCGCAAACCAGACTTGGTGTCCTTTGGCGTAGCTTTCAGCAAACCAAGAATCTTTGTTGTATCAAACTCTTGTGCTTTAGTTGGATCGTAACGATAGATGATAGTGGTCTTCTGATCATTACTCCAAGAAATACCTTCGTCGGTGTCGCGACCATCAATCTTGGTTTTAGTCCAAGTAACGTCGTAATCCGTACGAATATTTGGAAGCTTGGTGAGCCTGTTCTCTTTGACATTAGACGTAAACTCGGCAACTGCCTTATCGGTCTTGATCTTAACGGTAATCTTGTTTTCCGCCTGACCGTTCGAGATACCTATATTTTCATGACCAACGGTAGTATCGCCTTTAACATACTCAAGCGTGATTTGGTCTTGGTTGGTAAGGCCAAGCTCTTTATTCTCTTTGTTAGCGTCAAAAATAGCCTGCTTGATTCGGTCAAGTTCAGCGTTTGAGTACCCAAGCGGGTTAGCCACAAAGACTGCTTTGTCGTTTGAAGGAACAGCAAACTCGCCGTCCTTGAGCTGCTTCAACACAAGGTCGCTGAGCTTAATCTTAGGAGCGTCCTTTTCATCCACACCATCAAAGTGGATTACAGCATTGCCATCTCCGTCAAACGTAACTTTATCGGTAGATACGCCGTTAATCTTTGCAAGCTTCTTTGCGATATCTTCCTTAACCTCTTTCGAAAGCTGAGTCGGGTCTTCCACAATCGGCTTGTCAATGCGATCATCGTAGCGCGCAACGGTAAGCGGAATAGCTTGCGACTTAAAGCCCAAATCCGTAACCATATAGGTGTTAAGAGTCTTCGCACCAGCTACGTAAGTCTTATCTTTTGCGCCTTGAGCTGAGGTTTCCTTATTAATAGCCTCAAACTGCTTTGCGTCGTAAGCATCATCAGACTTTACGTTAATATTTTGCGTAAACGCTCCAGAAAGCTGATCATTTACCGACTTTTTATCACTACGCGCGGTTTCAACATTGCCAGCTTCAGTAATTGCTGCTTGAACCTTTTCAGGAGTAAGCTTTTGGTTATACTTAAGCACCACAGAGCCAGAAGTTTTTGGCGGTACAAGCGTTACAGCACGGAATACATTTGTTTTATAAGCAATAGTTTCTGTACTACTACCATCTTTAGTTACGTACACGAAAATAGAGCGACTGGCTGTATACTTCTCAGCACCGCCAATATTTCCATTTCTAAAAAGTGTGCTCATTTCAAGAGTTGCAGATCCGTCGGGATTAGCAGTAAATATATATTCACCAGAATAAGCTTGGTGTTTGCCTGAATTTTTCGAGTAAAAGTCAATACCTCTCTCACTTTTTTCATTATTGAAACCATTTGTCTTAGCAGGGAAAATGGCGATACTGGTAATCTTGCTGCCATCTTTTGGCTTTGCAAAATTGAACGTTACCGTATGCGTTTCACCTTCTTTACTATACGTGTTATCAGAAGTTCCCCATGCATAGTGGTTAGGGATCATCTCCGCATTTTGCTCATTAATTTTGAGCTTTGTATTCGTGACATCAGACTTATCAATAGCAATTTTTGTTGCCTGTGAAGTCGCATTGCCACTATCTCGATTTTGTTGCAGCACTAGCTTTGAGTGATTGACTTTATTTTCTTCATTCGTCTTAGCAACGTTCTCTCCACTTCCAGTTTTCTGAGTTATGGGGGCTTGCGTAGCGGCTTGAACACTCATTCCTGAATTAAATACCAAAAATAGGGAAGCAATCGCTACACTTGCTACCCCAAAACTATATTTACGAATGGCAAACCGCGTGATTTTATCACCAGTTAATGTCCGTTTAAAACGCTTGATATTCTCTTTTTCTTCCATTATTTTCCTCCTTACTTGATTATATGGAACATCTACAAGCTATAAGTAAGCGCATAACTCTCACTTATTAAGTTAATGATAACAAATTCTACTTTTCCCCGCAACTTAGTCTTACCTATCTATATTTAACTTATCTTATATGTTCTATTAACTTTAGTGTTCCTCCTTATTCCCAACAAAAAAGCCACGTCGTCAAGGGGGCTTACTTAGGAAGTATAAAAAATGTTGGCTGAAAGTTTTTAAGATATATCGCCTTTAAAAGTAAAATTTCCTTCCATTTATTCTCATTAAACAAATAATCCAAGATAAAAGAAACCCAATAAACTTTTTCAACAACTGCCTCAGAAATACCGTGTACTTCCACTTCAGGGCTATCGTCGCGGGGGTGTTCCCATAAAATCAGACATTCTAGCTCCCATTTTGAGGAAAGTTACTTGGACGGTGGGGATTTGAGGCAGGACCTACTGTCTTCATCGTTACCGCTGCATAGACAATGGCTTGCGAAGTGGGAAGAACAATTGCCCCTACACTTCCTAAAGCTAAACTACATGCCATTGCCCGTTTCAAGGCTTTCTCGCAATCTCCGCTCATGATTTCGTCAACGAACTGGCTAAAACGTTCACTTCTTGCCTTCGGGTCATAAAACACAGGTGATACTTTGTTAATAAGATCTGTTGCTAAGTGCTTGCGAAATACACCGCGCTCAAGGTCTAAAGTTCCGTTTTGGCAGTTTCTCTAGATCCATATTTGATCCTCCTTTTCTAGAAGGCTTATCCCTTCTAAATCACAGGCAAAAGAAAAAGCCGACTTTTTAACCTGTCTTAAAAGTTTTTTTGGCCTTCTACTTGGTAGCCACGAAAGAGGGTGTAATCTGACGGTTTTAGAAAAAATCTCCTGCGACTATATAAAATAGCTGCAGGAGATAAAAAGCATGAATTTATGCTATAATTATGCTATATCACTGAAATGGATACATAAGGAGATGAAATAAGATGACCTGTTCAGAAGAAATAAAGAAAATTCGTCAAAAATGCTTTCTTTCACAGGAGGCTCTTGGAAGAGAACTTGGTGTGTCTTTTTCCTCTATCAACCGTTGGGAAAGTGGAAAGACCAAGCCTAATATGTCAGCTATGAAAAAAATAAAAGATTTCTGCGAGGTACAGAATATTGATTTCAGTGTATTGGAAGAAGAATGGACTAATACTGGAAAGGATGAATAATACAATGGCCCTAGATACTAAAAAAGAACAGGAACGTGATGAACTTCACCGTGCTATATGGGCAATTGCTGATGAACTTCGTGGTGCAGTAGATGGCTGGGATTTTAAGAACTATGTGCTTGGCACTATGTTCTATAGATATATTTCTGAAAACATTACTAACTATATTAACGCAGGTGAAATTGAAGCCGGCAATACTGAATTCGATTACGCACAGATGTCTGACGATGATGCGGAAGAAGCAAGACAGAGTCTTGTTGAAGAAAAAGGATTCTTTATCCTTCCCTCAGAACTTTTCTGTAATGTTAGAGCAAAAGCTAAAGATGATGAGAATCTTAATGAAACACTTGAGAAAGTATTCCGTCATATTGAAGAGTCAGCAAAAGGCAGTGAGTCTGAATCTGATTTTGCAGGTCTTTTTGATGACTTTGATGTAAACAGTAATAAGCTTGGCTCTACAGTAGCAAAGAGAAACGAAAAGCTCTGCAAGCTTCTTGATGGTGTGGCTGATATGAATCTTGGTGATGTTAAGAATCACGATATTGATGCATTCGGTGATGCTTATGAATACCTCATGACAATGTATGCATCAAATGCAGGTAAATCAGGTGGTGAGTTCTTTACTCCTGCTGATGTATCAGAACTTCTTACAAGACT includes the following:
- a CDS encoding helix-turn-helix domain-containing protein, which codes for MTCSEEIKKIRQKCFLSQEALGRELGVSFSSINRWESGKTKPNMSAMKKIKDFCEVQNIDFSVLEEEWTNTGKDE